GGGCGGGCGGGTGATCGCCGTGGACGTGCACCGGCGCGAGAACTTCGGGGCACCCATGCGCAGCATATTCCGGGGACTGCGCCGGCTGGTCCGGGAGCGCGCCGATGTCCTCCTGGTGGTCTCGGTGCACCGCAACCCCCAGGTGGTAGCGGTGGCCGAGGAGTTCCTGAGCGGAATCCCCCGCACCGAGCTCCTGGAGCCCCTGGATTACCCGGACTGGGCCAACCTGATGAACCGCTGCTACCTGGTCATCACCGACTCGGGTGGGTTGCAGGAAGAGGCACCGGCCCTGGGGAAGCCGGTGCTGGTGTTGCGCGAGGTGACCGAGCGCCCCGAGGCCCTGGAAGCCGGGACGGTGAAGCTGGTGGGCGCCGACGGCGACGCCCTTTTCCGGGAAGCGGTGCTGCTGCTGGATGACGCGGGAGCGTATGGCCGGATGGCAACCGCAAAGAACCCTTACGGGGACGGACGCGCGGCCTGGCGTATCGCCGCTGCGCTGAGGCATCATTTTCTGGGAGAAAATCCCCCGGTGGACTTCGTGTGACGGCAGGAGGAATCGGAGTCCGGGGGGAGAATAGAAGGGGAGGTTGTGCGCTACTCAGGGCTGGCATTATCGTTCGGCCTGCTCATGATCGTCCTGGCCGGACTGGGGTTCCTGGGGGGACAGGCTCTGGACAGGCGCCTGGGTACGTTCCCCCTGTTCGCCATCCTGGGGGTGCTGGCCGGCATAGGCCTGGCCTTTTACGACCTGTTGCGGGAGATCAGCATGGCAGACCGGCTGGAGAGACAGCGCCGGCGCGAACCCAAAGCCGGGAGGAAAGGTGACGGGCAGGAGGATGATTAGGTGACGGGGCTGGCAGCCATGGGGCCCTTCGCAGCGGACGTGGGGCAGGGTTTCGCCCTCTGCCTCACCGTGGCCGCTGTCTCCGATCTCATCCTGCTCCGCCGGTGGAGGCACCTCACCGGGCGTGCCGCTCGGCCGGGCGGCACGCGCCCACGTGCGGGCAGGCGCCCGGTGCAGTGGCGGGCCCTGATGGTCGTGAGCCTGGGGCGCCTGGCGGCGGACGCAGTCGGTCTCTTGCTGGTGTTCTTTCTCTTGCCCGGGGAATGGGCCCTCATCGGGGGTGCCCTGGGACTGGTGATCTGGCGGTTCCTCTGGGTCGCGCTGTCCACCCGCCGCCTGCCCCGCCCATCGGGTCTGGCGGTACCGGGGGGCGGCGAGCGGGGGACGGGCTGCGTTCCGGACTCCATGCCCGGCCGCCATGAGGAGGCAGTCAGTTGACCGCAGGCGATGCTGCCTGGTGGCTGGCCGAGGCGGAGCACGAGTCCGCAGCGGCCGCCGCCCACGGAGACACCCTGTTTCACATCGGTCCTCTTCCGGTGACTTCCGCCATCACCACGGCCTGGGCCATCATTGCCCTGCTGACACTCCTTTCTTACCTGGCCACCCGGCGCCTGGAAAAGGTGCCCGGTTCCCGCCTCCAGAACGCGCTTGAGGCGGTGGTCGAGTACCTGGAGGGACACTTCGGCTCCATCCTGGGGAAAGAGCGGGCCTGGCAGTACCTCCCCTTCCTCAGCACCTTCTTTCTGTTCATCATCATCTCCAACTACGCGGGCATCCTGCCCGGAGCCGGGCACCTGAAGGGGTTCGCCGCTCCCACCAGCCACCTGGGGTACAACGCGGGGATGGCGCTGGTGGTGTTCTTCTCGTACCACTATTTCGGGGTGCGCGCCCGGGGGATGGCCTACTTCAAGCACCTGGCCGATCCCCCCTACATGCTCCCCCTTAACCTGGTGGACGAGCTCGTGCGGCCGCTGTCGCTGTCCCTGCGTCTCTTTGGCAACATCTACGGGGGCGAGGCCGTGCTGGCCGTGATGCTCACCGTCCTTCCCTACTTCCTTCCCACTTTCATGATGGGGCTGGAGTTGATCTTCGGGTACATCCAGGCCCTCATTTTCACCACACTGGCTGCCATTTACATTGCCGGGGCCACCGAGCACCATGAGCTGGTGGCGGAGGACGAGCACCACCGTCACCGGGGCCCCGGTCCGCGCGCGCAGGGAAAGGAGGTGTTGCCGTGACTATCGGTGCGGGTCTTGTGGCTCTGGCCGCTGGCCTGGCGGTGGCCATCGCCGCCGTGGGGAGCGCCACCGCCCAGGGGAAGACGGCCGTGGCCGCTCTGGACGCCATCTGGAGGCAACCCGATGCGGCGGGTGATGTGCGGGGCGCCATGATGCTGGCCCTGGCCTTCCAGGAAGCGCTTACCATCTTCGTCATGCTGGTGGCGCTGATGCTGGCCCTCAAGGTGACGGCTTAACGCCGGCCCTGCAGGTTCCCGGAAGCTTGCTGGGCCGGCGCAGCCCGGGAGGTTCGTGGCGTGATCGAGTTTCGCTGGTACGAACTGGTCTGGGCGGTAATCAACTTCAGCATCCTCTTCTTCCTGCTCAGGAAGTTCCTCTTCGGACCGGTCATGGGCATGATGGAGAGGAGGCGGCAGGAGATTGCCGCCAACCTCAAGCAGGCCGAGGAGGCCCGCCAGGAGACCGCTCGTCTCCAGGCCGAGTACCGCGGGCAACTGGCGGCCGCCCAGCGGGAAGCCCAGGAGATCATGGACCGGGCGGTGCGGGCGGCGGATGAGGCCAGGGCCCGGCTGGTGAGCGAAGCCCAGACCGAGGCGGCCCGCCTGCGCGACCGGGCGGTGGAGGCCATCACCCAGGAGAAGGAGAGGGCCCTGGCCGAACTGCGGGACGAGGTGACCAGCCTGGCCATAGCCGCGGCCGGTCGCATCATCAGGCGGACCATGACCGAGGAAGACGAGCGTCGCCTGGTGGAGGAGTTCGCCCGCGAGATGGGTGAGTCGCGGTGACCGCAGGGCGGGTGCTGGCCCGCCGCTATGCCCGCGCCTTGTTCCTGGCCGCGCGGGCGGCGGGAAAGGTGGAAAAGGCAGAGGCCGACCTGGCGCAGGTACGGCAGGCGCTGGATCAGGTCCCCCAGCTCAGGCAGATCCTGGGGGGCGTGGCGGTGCCCCGCGCCCGCCAGCGAGAGCTCCTGCAGGGGATCTTCGCGGGCCGGGTGGACGGCCTGGTGATGAACCTGCTCCTCCTGCTTCTGGACGAGCGCCGGCTGCGGCTGCTCGACCAGATCGAGCGTGAGTTCCGCATCATGGCCGACGAGGCGCGGGGAATCACCCTGGTGGAGGTGATCTCCGCCCGGGCCCTGTCCGGTCCGGCCGAGGAAGCCCTGCGGCAGGGGCTGGAGCGGAAGCTGGGACGGCGGGTGCGTATGGAATGCACCGTGGATGCCGCCCTGGTGGGAGGGGTCCAGGTCAAGATCGGGGATACGCTCTATGACGGGAGCGTGCGTGGCCAGCTGGAGAGGTTGAAGGAGCGCATGGTGGCGCGCGCCTGACATGCGTGCGGGTCCGGCCGGTGCGGCGCCGCCGCGGGCAGGCGCAGCGCGAAGCGGGAGCGCGTTGGTGGGGGTGATGGGGCTTGAGCCTGGGAGCCGGAATCCGGCCGGAAGAGATAACGGCCATCATCAAGCAGCAGATCGAGGGATACCAGCCCGAAGTGGATGTGTCCCACGTGGGCCGGGTCATCTGGGTGGGGGACGGCATCGCCCGGGTGTGGGGCCTGGAGTCGGCCATGTACAACGAGCTCCTGGAGTTCCCGGGCGATACGTACGGGCTGGCCCTCAACCTGGAGCTGGACAACGTGGGGTGCGTCATCCTGGGACCCTACCGCCACATCAAGGAAGGGGACGAGGTACGGCGCACCGGGCGGATCGTGCAGGTGCCCGTGGGCGAGGCCCTGGTGGGCCGGGTGGTGAACGCCCTGGGTCAGCCGGTGGACGGTAAGGGACCCATCCAGACTCCCCACTTCCGGCCCGTGGAGCTCGTGGCCCCCGGTGTGGTCTTCCGGCAACCGGTTTCTCGGCCCGTGCAGACCGGGCTGAAGGCCATCGACTCCATGATCCCCATCGGGCGCGGGCAGCGCGAGCTCGTCATCGGCGACCGGCAGACGGGCAAAACCGCCCTGGCCGTGGATACCATCATCAATCAGAAGGGCGAGGGCGTCATCTGCATCTATGTGGCCATCGGCCAGAAGGCGTCCACGGTGGCGGGCGTGGTGCAGGCCCTTGAGGAGCACGGGGCTATGGACCACACCATCGTGGTGGCGGCCACGGCCTCGGAGCCGGCGCCGCTCCTTTACATCGCCCCGTACGCCGGCTGCGCCATGGGAGAGTACTTCACGTACACGGGCGGGGATGCCCTGCTGGTGTACGACGACCTCACCAAGCACGCCTGGGCCTATCGGGAGATGTCCCTGCTCCTGCGCCGCCCCCCCGGGCGCGAGGCATACCCCGGCGACGTGTTCTACCTCCACTCGCGCCTGCTGGAACGTGCCTGCTGCCTGGCACCCGAGCATGGAGGGGGTACCCTCACCGCCCTGCCCATCATCGAAACCCAGGCCGGCGACATCCATGCGTACATCCCCACCAACGTGATTTCCATTACCGATGGGCAGATTTTCCTGGAATCCGACCTCTTCTACGCCGGCGTGCGCCCGGCCATCGACGTGGGCCGGTCTGTTTCCCGGGTGGGGGGCAAGGCGCAGATCAAGGCCATGCGGCAGGTGGCGGGGAGCCTGCGCCTTGACCTGGCCCAGTACCGGGAGCTGGCGGCATTTGCCCAGTTCGGTTCCGAGCTGGACAAGGCCACCCAGGCCCGCCTGCGTCGCGGCGACCGGCTGGTGGAACTGCTCAAGCAGGGGCAGTACCAGCCCATGCCTGTCGAAGAGCAGGTGGTGGTAATCTACGCCGGGGTCAACGGGCATCTGGACGACCTCCCCGTAGAGAAGGCGCTGGCGTTCGAGGACGGCTTCCTCAAGTTCCTGCGCCGCGATCGGCCCCACATCCTGGGCGAGGTGCGGGAGAAGAAGGAGCTCAGCGACGAGACGGTGAGGCAACTCGAGGAGGCCATCTCCACCTTCAAAGAGGCCTTCACGGGCGAGCCCGGGGCCGCCGCTCCGGCTGTGGCACCGCCGGCGGCGGAGGCCTCCGCTTCGCAGGCACCGGCGGCCAGCGCCGGCTGAGCGGGGGCACCGGGCCGTTGTGGCGACCGACGTGGGACCGGGGACGGGGAGATAGATGGCAGGGATTCTGGAGATCCGCCGCCGGGTAAGGGCGGTGAACAATATCCAGCAGGTGACGCGTGCCATGCAGATGGTGGCTGCCGCCAAGCTGCGGCGCACCCAGGAGCGCCTGCTGGCGGCGCGGCCATACGCGGCTGCTCTGCAGGAGATCATCGCCGACCTGGCCCGCCGGGGACCGGTGCTGGATCATCCTTTCTTTCGGCCCCAGGGAGGCCCGGTGGCCTACCTGGTCGTGGGCGGGGATCGCGGTCTTTGCGGCGCGTACAACATGAACGTGGTGCGCCGAACCCTGGACGAGGTCACCGTACGGGGAGGCGACGCCATGGTGGTCACCGCCGGGCGCCGGGTCCGTGACTTCCTGCGCCGGCGGGGAGTTCCGGTGGAGGCAGAGTACGCCCCCCTGGGCGAGGAAATCGAGCTCAAGCTCGCCCGGGTGATGGCTGATCGCCTGGGTAGCGCCTTTGCGGACGGGCGCTGCCGGGAGTTGCGGGTCATCTTCACCCGCT
This genomic interval from Bacillota bacterium contains the following:
- a CDS encoding AtpZ/AtpI family protein, whose protein sequence is MRYSGLALSFGLLMIVLAGLGFLGGQALDRRLGTFPLFAILGVLAGIGLAFYDLLREISMADRLERQRRREPKAGRKGDGQEDD
- the atpF gene encoding F0F1 ATP synthase subunit B, whose product is MIEFRWYELVWAVINFSILFFLLRKFLFGPVMGMMERRRQEIAANLKQAEEARQETARLQAEYRGQLAAAQREAQEIMDRAVRAADEARARLVSEAQTEAARLRDRAVEAITQEKERALAELRDEVTSLAIAAAGRIIRRTMTEEDERRLVEEFAREMGESR
- the atpG gene encoding ATP synthase F1 subunit gamma; this translates as MAGILEIRRRVRAVNNIQQVTRAMQMVAAAKLRRTQERLLAARPYAAALQEIIADLARRGPVLDHPFFRPQGGPVAYLVVGGDRGLCGAYNMNVVRRTLDEVTVRGGDAMVVTAGRRVRDFLRRRGVPVEAEYAPLGEEIELKLARVMADRLGSAFADGRCRELRVIFTRYISTGTQQVEEQVLLPLVPPGGEEKRAVVEYDLEPSPQVAAQFLLPRYLQVEVYRLLLEAKTSEHAARMRAMANATDNAEEMITELTMEMNRERQAGITREIAEIVGGAEALK
- the atpA gene encoding F0F1 ATP synthase subunit alpha, which codes for MRPEEITAIIKQQIEGYQPEVDVSHVGRVIWVGDGIARVWGLESAMYNELLEFPGDTYGLALNLELDNVGCVILGPYRHIKEGDEVRRTGRIVQVPVGEALVGRVVNALGQPVDGKGPIQTPHFRPVELVAPGVVFRQPVSRPVQTGLKAIDSMIPIGRGQRELVIGDRQTGKTALAVDTIINQKGEGVICIYVAIGQKASTVAGVVQALEEHGAMDHTIVVAATASEPAPLLYIAPYAGCAMGEYFTYTGGDALLVYDDLTKHAWAYREMSLLLRRPPGREAYPGDVFYLHSRLLERACCLAPEHGGGTLTALPIIETQAGDIHAYIPTNVISITDGQIFLESDLFYAGVRPAIDVGRSVSRVGGKAQIKAMRQVAGSLRLDLAQYRELAAFAQFGSELDKATQARLRRGDRLVELLKQGQYQPMPVEEQVVVIYAGVNGHLDDLPVEKALAFEDGFLKFLRRDRPHILGEVREKKELSDETVRQLEEAISTFKEAFTGEPGAAAPAVAPPAAEASASQAPAASAG
- the atpB gene encoding F0F1 ATP synthase subunit A; the encoded protein is MTAGDAAWWLAEAEHESAAAAAHGDTLFHIGPLPVTSAITTAWAIIALLTLLSYLATRRLEKVPGSRLQNALEAVVEYLEGHFGSILGKERAWQYLPFLSTFFLFIIISNYAGILPGAGHLKGFAAPTSHLGYNAGMALVVFFSYHYFGVRARGMAYFKHLADPPYMLPLNLVDELVRPLSLSLRLFGNIYGGEAVLAVMLTVLPYFLPTFMMGLELIFGYIQALIFTTLAAIYIAGATEHHELVAEDEHHRHRGPGPRAQGKEVLP
- a CDS encoding ATP synthase F0 subunit C; the encoded protein is MTIGAGLVALAAGLAVAIAAVGSATAQGKTAVAALDAIWRQPDAAGDVRGAMMLALAFQEALTIFVMLVALMLALKVTA
- the atpH gene encoding ATP synthase F1 subunit delta; the protein is MTAGRVLARRYARALFLAARAAGKVEKAEADLAQVRQALDQVPQLRQILGGVAVPRARQRELLQGIFAGRVDGLVMNLLLLLLDERRLRLLDQIEREFRIMADEARGITLVEVISARALSGPAEEALRQGLERKLGRRVRMECTVDAALVGGVQVKIGDTLYDGSVRGQLERLKERMVARA